The sequence below is a genomic window from Streptomyces sp. B21-105.
CCGGCACTGATGCAGGAGGAACAGGCGAAGACGGTCTGCCGGCGCTGCCCCGTGCGCGAGGCGTGCCTGGAGTGGGCCATGGAGACCGACCAGACGCTCGGCGTATGGGGCGGCACGAGCGAGACGGAACGCCGCGCCCTGAAGCGGCGCACCAAGGCACGACGCAGTTCGTGACCGGGTGAGCGCGTGAGCGCGGGTCGGACGGGCCGAGAGCACGGCCCGTCCGACCCGGTCGCGTCGCGGTCGGCTACGGCGTGGCGGGCTTGCCCGGGCCGTACAGCCAGGTCCGGAACAGGTCGCCGAGGTCCTGGCCGGAGACCCGTTCCGCGAGGCGTTCGAACTGGGCGGTGGTGCCGTTGCCGTAGCGGTGTGCGGCCGCCCAGGCGCGCAGGATGCCGAAGAAGGCGCGGTCCCCGACGGTGGTGCGCAGG
It includes:
- a CDS encoding WhiB family transcriptional regulator, which encodes MDDWRQHAACRREDPDLFFPIGTSGPALMQEEQAKTVCRRCPVREACLEWAMETDQTLGVWGGTSETERRALKRRTKARRSS